From the genome of Canis lupus familiaris isolate Mischka breed German Shepherd chromosome 8, alternate assembly UU_Cfam_GSD_1.0, whole genome shotgun sequence, one region includes:
- the ISM2 gene encoding LOW QUALITY PROTEIN: isthmin-2 isoform X1 (The sequence of the model RefSeq protein was modified relative to this genomic sequence to represent the inferred CDS: substituted 2 bases at 2 genomic stop codons) — MPRLPGRAGLLLGVGLLAALLAAGRALPLRKPRPRGPARLAEVPASPDRSSPREEEGIPPLPRTRFQAGPRRHRRRALSEPAALSPDKATPPRTLEDAPLLLELQKLPGLANTDLSAPNPNIQVTIEVVEDPQAKVEMDLPSNRWPQDASSWLPTKELFWPLFWGYLEGEEGRTDLKGRAPGEEEEEEEEAEEDYPVEYSESEDQEDSDDEEELGFSGATGSWEQGWLAPGDWAFKEPDGYDDELPEEWNPWFPCSGSCSSGNQRRTRPCGXACTATESPVCDLPPCPGTEEKDPLGFPSEGXQPLAHNATDMLSPDVDSCEKWLNCKSDFLAEYLRRVLQDLPSCPCAYPLEAEARAVSLQDERRGRSFRWRDASGPREHLDVYQPTARFCLRSLRSVESSTLAAQHCCYDAGSRLLTRGKGAGAPDLVSTDFSPELHFKVDTLPWILCKGDWSRYHAARPPNNGRACADNPPEEEYLAQLQEAKEY; from the exons ATGCCCCGACTGCCCGGCCGCGCGGGGCTGCTGCTCGGCGTGGGGCTGCTGGCGGCGCTGCTGGCCGCGGGCCGGGCGCTCCCCCTGAGGAagccgcggccccggggccccgcgaGGCTGGCGGAG GTACCAGCCTCCCCAGATCGCAGCTCTCCTAGGGAAGAAGAGGGGATCCCACCGCTCCCCAGAACCCGCTTCCAGGCAGGGCCACGGCGGCACAGGCGTCGGGCTCTCAGTGAGCCAGCAGCCCTGAGCCCAGACAAGGCgacccctcccaggaccctggaggatGCTCCCTTGCTGCTTGAGCTGCAGAAGCTGCCAGGATTGGCCAACACAGACTTGAGTGCCCCAAACCCCAACATCCAG GTGACCATCGAGGTGGTGGAGGATCCGCAGGCCAAGGTGGAGATGGACCTACCCAGCAATCGCTGGCCACAGGATGCCTCAAGCTGGCTGCCCACCAAGGAGCTCTTCTGGCCCCTATTCTGGGGGTAtctagagggagaggagggaaggactGATCTCAAGGGCAGAGCCccaggggaagaagaggaggaggaagaggaggcggaggaggattACCCTGTAGAGTACAGCGAGAGTGAGGACCAGGAGGACAGCGATGACGAGGAGGAGCTTGGGTTCAGTGGGGCCACAGGCAGCTGGGAGCAGGGCTGGCTGGCCCCTGGGGACTGGgccttcaaggagcctgatggcTATG ATGATGAGCTTCCAGAGGAGTGGAACCCCTGGTTTCCCTGCAGTGGGAGCTGCAGCAGCGGCAACCAGAGAAGGACTCGTCCCTGCGGCTAGGCCTGCACTGCCACCGAGTCCCCGGTCTGTGACCTGCCCCCTTGTCCTG GCACCGAGGAGAAGGACCCCTTGGGCTTCCCCAGTGAGGGGTAGCAGCCACTGGCCCACAATGCTACGGACATGCTCAGCCCAG aTGTGGACAGCTGCGAGAAGTGGCTGAACTGCAAGAGCGACTTCCTGGCCGAGTACCTGCGCCGGGTGCTGCAGGACCTGCCCAGCTGCCCGTGCGCGTACCCGCTGGAGGCCGAGGCCCGCGCCGTGAGCCTGCAGGACGAGCGCCGGGGCCGCAGCTTCCGCTGGAGGGACGCCAGCGGCCCGCGGGAGCACCTGGACGTGTACCAGCCCACGGCGCGCTTCTGCCTGCGCTCGCTGCGGTCGGTGGAGAGCAGCACCCTGGCCGCCCAGCACTGCTGCTACGACGCGGGCAGCCGGCTGCTGACGCGGGGCAAGGGCGCAGGCGCCCCCGACCTGGTCAGCACCGACTTCTCGCCCGAGCTGCACTTCAAGGTGGACACGCTGCCCTGGATCCTCTGCAAGGGGGACTGGAGCCGCTACCACGCCGCGCGGCCCCCCAACAACGGCCGGGCCTGCGCCGACAACCCCCCCGAGGAGGAGTACCTGGCGCAGCTGCAGGAGGCCAAGGAGTACtag
- the AHSA1 gene encoding activator of 90 kDa heat shock protein ATPase homolog 1 — translation MAKWGEGDPRWIVEERADATNVNNWHWTERDASNWSTDKLKTLFLAVQVQNEEGKCEVTEVNKLDGEASINNRKGKLIFFYEWSIKLNWTGTSKSGVQYKGHVEIPNLSDENSVDEVEISVSLAKDEPDTNLVALMKEEGVKLLREAMGIYISTLKTEFTQGMILPTMNGESVDPAGQPALKTEERKAKSAPSKTQARPVGVKIPTCKITLRETFLTSPEELYRVFTTQELVQAFTHAPAMLEADRGGKFHLVDGNVSGEFTDLVPEKLIVMKWRFKSWPEGHFATITLTFLDKNGETELCMEGRGIPAPEEERTRQGWQRYYFEGIKQTFGYGARLF, via the exons ATGGCCAAGTGGGGTGAAGGCGACCCACGCTGGATCGTGGAGGAGCGGGCGGACGCCACCAACGTCAACAACTGGCACTG GACAGAGAGGGATGCCTCAAATTGGTCCACGGATAAGCTGAAAACACTGTTCCTGGCAGTGCAGGTGCAAAATGAGGAAGGCAAATGTGAGGTGACCGAAGTAAATAAGCTTGATGGAGAGGCATCCATTAACAACCGCAAAGGCAAACTTATCTTCTTTTATGAGTGGAGCATCAAACTAAACTGGACAG GTACCTCTAAGTCCGGAGTGCAGTACAAGGGACATGTGGAGATCCCCAATTTATCTGATGAAAACAGTGTGGATGAAGTAGAG ATTAGTGTGAGCCTTGCCAAAGATGAGCCTGACACAAATCTCGTGGCCTTAATGAAGGAAGAAGGGGTGAAACTTCTAAGAGAAGCAATGGGAATTTACATCAGCACCCTCAAAACAG agtTCACGCAGGGCATGATCTTGCCTACAATGAATGGAGAGTCAGTAGACCCAGCTGGGCAGCCAGCACTGAAAACTGAGGAGCGCAAG GCTAAGTCTGCTCCTTCAAAAACCCAGGCCAGACCTGTTGGTGTCAAAATCCCCACTTGTAAGATCACCCTTAGAGAAACCTTCCTGACATCACCAGAAGAGCTCTATAGAGTCTTTACCACCCAAGAG cTCGTTCAGGCCTTTACCCATGCTCCTGCGATGTTAGAAGCAGACAGAGGTGGGAAGTTTCACCTGGTAGATGGCAACGTCTCTGGGGAGTTCACGGATCTG GTCCCTGAGAAACTTATTGTGATGAAATGGAGGTTTAAATCTTGGCCAGAAG gGCACTTTGCCACCATCACCTTGACCTTCCTTGACAAGAATGGAGAGACTGAGCTGTGCATGGAAGGCAGAGGCATCCCTGCCCCCGAGGAAGAGAGGACGCGGCAGGGCTGGCAGCGGTACTACTTTGAGGGCATCAAACAGACCTTTGGCTATGGCGCACGCTTATTTTAG